ttaatgctgtttttccCATCTGCTTTAATGTAATTAGGCTTTTACACATTACTTTATGTGCTTATACTTTTTtgaatagtttttaaaatcaatcattttgaggGGGATTACAGTGGATGAGAAAcgaataaaatataaattttataCTTAAAGAATTATTTAAATTCTTTAAAGAACTATTTACACTACTTAAAAACGTTGACGTAACCTGTTACTACAGAGCCagttttacaattttatttcttattattatttggCACTTTAAGGCACAGCACAGGCCTCTACAGGGGGTCTGGGGTTTCGCCCCCTgagatttatttatgaaaagcCCCATTGTTAGGCTATTTTATGCAGTTTAAACACTTTATTTACCTTCAAAGTGGCATCTGAAAATTTGCAgattattattttcaatatcttttaatatatctttttatttaatttggttttcttttaaaattaatgtGTGGATCTGAATCTGAATTTCTGTTTCTATAATTTCATTACAatattttgtgtctttattattatcatcatcagaattttgcagctttatgtttttcatctctttatTTACCTGCTGTCTCGTCTTAATAGtttctctcactttctctctaaTTGCACACCAGCTAAGCAGGCAGTAATCAGGACACCCAGTAAACTGATGTAATATTGCAACCCTAGGGTATGGAGACATTGATAGTTTTGGGGGAGAATATTTCCAGATAACATGCTCTATTTTGATGTCATTTATACACCCTGGACCTCTTATTTACAtccaaatacattttatttatgcaCCGTTGATACACACCTGCTGTCAGTAAACATACAGGTAAATGATCTGTGTTGGAGAAAAGGGTATATACATTTCCATCATGACTTTAATCCTTAGTCCTACTCCAGAATGCTTCCTATAACCACTCGTTTTCAGATATTTTGATCATTAGTGTGTAGCCCTACACTGTTTACCTCTTATCGTCTGCTGATCTTCTCCTTCTCAGCCTCCCTTCATCATCTGCAGCTGTTTGTCTGCCTGAATAAATGAAAGTCATCAGGTAACAGCGCATTTAATATTGGCGCCAATGATCGTGATGAAGAAACGCTGCCTCAGCAGGAACAATGTCAACGTTCTCCAAATTTATCTGCTCTATTTTTCTTACTCACGTGCTGTTTTGTAACAATCAGAAGACACCTTGTTGATCATTTTCAGCCAGGGTCTGAACTCTGATATCTTCCCTCCGTTGGCACAGAGAGATTAAGCATGCACGCCTGAGGAGTGGGGGCAGCACGGAAAGAGaggaacagagagaaaagagataGATAGAGGGGGGGGGCAAAGTAAAGCAGAGCGGACGGGGGTGGGCAAAGTAAAGCAGAGTGGACGGGGAAGTTGCCAGTCCCGCTGTTGTTTGATGGGGCTTCTTTGCTTCTTTGGGGCACTTATGCCGGCGCCCCCTGGAGCCTGTGGCGCCCCTGGCATTTGCCTGTACTGCCTATGTCATGGGCCGGCCCTGCGTGCGGTCGGGGGGGGGAGCAGACCCTCAGGCACataattttttataaattaaatatgAATTAAATATCACTATTTGTTCACTAATTTGTGCTTTATATCTATCTTTATATCTGTATGGTTTCAACTAATGCCATTCATTTTTTATGGCCCATATCGCTGAACTTGTGTATTTCCTGTTCAAATACAGAGGAGAGGCGCGATGTGAGGCAGCAACAAGCTGAGCCTCACCTCGGATTGCGCAATCCCTTACAAATTAGATGGAGTACGTGCAGTTTTGTTGCTCTCTCTGTATGTCACCAATGTAATGTTTGTAGATACTTTAATCAAATTTTCTCACTCTACTTAGTctaggtcagtggttcccaaccttttttccattgaGCCCCGAACTGTGCCCCCCACCCAACCTCCCcaccccccaggacccacaaGAAGAAAGTGACATATTGCTttcagaaatacacaccaatttatttttattgtttgaagCTTAATAAAATAGCACAAAACACAAGTGTTATTACCAAAAACCCTTGTATGAACcattcatgtgtgttttataaGGATTTGAGATAGTTTGAGTGAGCCTAACTCTCACAAGCTTGGAGCAgacagaccccaggttgggagccAAGGGTCTAGGTTATGTATTTCGCGCATGTGTACAACATCGTGCTCATTTGAGAGAAGGGTCTAGCTGCAGCCGCAGCTGCTACAAAACACGCCCCTTACAAAACACGCCCCATCGAtccataaaataaattaattctaaccctaaccagagGAATTGAAATGCTAAATCTAACCTCAGGAAGCTAACTAATTAAAATATACACCTACCCCAATGAGctacccctaaatctaaccagtggaaattaaaatgctacACCTAACCTAAAGCTAATTAAGGCCTATCTAAACTAATGTAACCTTAAACTGAGCAAATAGCACAAGTGGGCGCGTTCTGTAGGGAGCGTGGTTTATAAGGTACCCGCGGCTGTATTTTGCgacttttaacccgtttttgatgctttttgcctcttttattgtCACTCTCGAACTCCTTTTGAACCACTTCTCCTGCaagttttatcccctttgtgccactctgcatgcatttttgctttttagccccttttcattattttttgccatttataacccatttttataccttttgccccctttttccttttacccgtttttgccacattctgacctcttttcctgcatatttttgcacctttgtgccacttcaaagcacattttgccactctaacccattttcatcccttACTCTGggcatttttgcaacatttctgccagtcttaacccatttttaaaggATATTTACAAATAATGGCTGTCGACTAAATTTCTGTAGAAACACATCAACATCAGATCATTCTAAAGATATTTAATTAGTAATTGTTTTtgggggtggatttaacagctgcagacatttgaagccaaaagatactcttaaaaccagagcctgatttggccctcgggtCGCCAGTTAATGATCAGTGGATTATAGACGAAACGTGCATCTCTTTtcacaaataactttatttacacaaagtacaaatgaaaacagtcacagattaacttttaaaccaaactATTTGGTCCGAGAGGAAGACGAGGCAGATGAGCTGCAGAATGGGACTGGCGATGCTGGTCGTGGTAACAGAGCCTCCAAATCCACGGTCGATGACTGTAAATTGAGCAAGAAACATTGTCGATTATCATACAGTTCAGTATTATAATTAAACGGGCCATTGTGTAACAACGAGGGAAGTTCTGAATACAGGTCTTGCAGTGAAATATTGCTGCTTTGTTCAGGATTCTTCAGGCATTGTTAATGTTGCTAGCTTACTAGCGGCTAACTGGCTAGCAAACAATAGCACGCATCACATTAGCTGGCGTAACGTTCATAATATTGATAAGGGAATATTGTAGCAAGCGTATTCATAGTAGGCGAACAACAGGATGAAATAAAACTTACCAGAATCAGTAACGGTAGTCTGCAGGACGGAGCCAACCAACATGTACTCCGTCTGTGGCCGAGTTCAGAATGACTGGTTCCTACCGCGTCACGATAACCCCGCCCTCCGCCCTTCGACGTAGTTGGTGCTTCGCTCTGGCCCTCGCTTTGGCCCAGCAAAAAGTTGGTGCCTGCTCAGCACCAGTTTTTAGCACCTGGAGCCAGTGCTTTGTTGGTGGAAACGGAAAGAACCAGTGCTAACCCAGGCACTAGCCTGGAACTAGCCCTAGCACCAGCTCGGTCGAAAAGGGGCAATGGGCTCAATGCACGAACTGCttccgcatttggcattagaccgctcccacacttccagttGGGAGAAGAGAATGGGGTATGATGGTAAATCGTTGCGGTTTAGTCGCTGTTTTCctgagttacctgagctgactgtcaatgacgagttaaatttagctgaagatgaaCATTATAGGCcgcagcaacgatgtccagaagtgcctttaacctttttttgaaacatcattttagcatgtttggatgccaagcgatgatgatagagtaaacacaaacaacaatggaaacaaaaaaaaacaacgaaacGGACAATTTAAGGCAGTATATGAGGGTTTAGATTCCGTTTTGGCCTAGCACGTATCGTAAGGCGGAAGTTGAGAACCGGTCTTTTTTTCCACTAGAAATACACCACCCCCTGCCGTACATAGAGCCCATTGTGATTTGACTGAAAACTGCAGTACCTTTGCCTCACTAAAGGGGGCGAGCGTGAGCCAATGTTTATGTTTGTTCTGCTGATTATGctggaaaataatttaaaaagcagAGGAAGTCCAGTGCACCACAgcagtccttttttttttttttttttttttttcattttcactctgATACTTTGTACAAGATTTATGTTTCTTGAAGTCGGAATCGGACTGGCCAAGGACGACTTTCATCTTTGGCAATAATCTCCACTGAAACAGAGAGACTCATAGAACTCAAAGACAAGGAtcaacaaagtcacaggttttTTTTCCAGGAGGATAGGAGAATGGACTCCATTTACATGAAAAGATAAGAGCATTCTTACACTGCTATACATTTAACATTCTACCATGGCCAAATCTGACCCTGAAAGAGTCAGTGCCTCACCAGCCACAAACCTCACAACACATCACTGCAAGTCATGCTAACTTTGACACCACTTGGCTCTAATTTTTGTAGCAGATACTGTGGAGCAGGCCTGACCCATGACCTGCCcctctcccacacacacacccacacacacactctctcgtCACTGTTTCTGGCTGTATCCACTGttcttttctaaaataaaggcattaaaagccaagaaatatataaagaaataaacagtttaaaaggGCACTTCCAGGTTTGTGCTGGAAGTGGTCCTATACACATGTCCTCTGGGGTAACTTTAAAGTCCACGTCTCCCTCTTAATGAGAAATTTAGGAATGGAAACAAAACATTGATTGATATGAGGTGCccttttttattgaacagagtcctcaatccAAAAGTCGGGTCATATTGAAAAGGGGGGCGGCTATGGGCAGTGCTGGTCTGAACTCACGGGAGATGCAGGGGGGGTTTCCATGTTACAGAGATGAGTTGGCGCACTCCATGACCAGGACATGCAATCATATCATCCTGTTAAGattgtaaaatgaaaaatttctctgtctttgtaaACTTAACTAAATATTTGAGATACTGTATGACCTCAGTTAAAAACACATAACATAgatttaatgaaataattataattaaattattatagatatttcagtgcagaaattctacatattgtatctTAAAAGAAATCCTTTAGACCTCTTTTGGGTCATCAATGAAGTTGATTATAAAGATCCTTAGACCATCAGACCAACCTAACATTGCCTTTCTGACCTCAGGCCTCAGCTGGTGTGTCTGGACCTCAGTGACTGCGAGTTTCAGGACCAGCGGACTCTCCTGAATGCTCTGAGCACGCTGCCCTGTCTCAGGACATTAATGCTGGAGGGAAATCCCTTCACTTTGGCCTCCTGTTACcctggcttcactgtggacagtCTGCCTCAGCTCTTCTGCCTGGACACCTTGTGGATATCCTCAGAGGAAAGACATCGATTCAGGGGTCTGGCAGATATAAGAGGTGAGACTGCGGGTGTTAGTGAGTGCTTTCCTGTCTCCTTATGTTTATTTCATAAGGATCCATCTCTTCCATACAGATCTGATGATAGAGCAGGCATCAGTCACAGTGAGCATTGGCAGGATGAGGGGGATCCCAGACCCTTTAAAGGGTGTGGATGAAATTGCTCCTGAGTTCCCCGTTGTCTCCTACAGCTATTACATCTCATACAACTTCTTTAGCAATCAAACTGATGCTAATCAGGTGACGTATCCTTCCCACCCTTTGTAGTCTCTTTACAGCTATGAAAGCCCTCTTTTACATGCACTCCTaacatttatataaaaaaaacgtccccattttttgaccttttatttgaGATAGTGACATTAACAAGTTGACGTCATCCTAAACTTGCTTGTTATCATGTGAAAACCAAATTGGATAAAATGCACAGTTGTATATCTTtttatcctcctttttgtgttgttgttgacaGACGTTAGACAGTGAGTCAAAAAACAACCCTGAGGCTGCAGCCAATGAGACAGAAAGCAGCTTCAGTGATGTATCGAACAAATCCAGCGACAAAGAAAACGAAACACTCAGAGACGAAGATATACAGCACTCAACGGTGCACACTGAGAAAACCTGCTGTGATGCTGGTAATAAAAACTCTCCTAAAGCTCTCATGTGGCCTGTGCAGGTCTCAGGCCTGAAGGGAAACAGATCAGTACACAAACACCAGTAGAGCTGAATCAggtgtttgcataatgtgtcaTGACTTCATGGCACTCAGACTGGTAAAGGAGTAAGAATGATGAATGTTGTAACTTAGTCACGTATCCTGTATGAGAGGGATTTCTTATCAGTTTCTGAGAAACCCACACCACTTCCTGCAGAAAAATGCAAAGTCATAAGAGCCAGTGGAGAGCTGTGCACACGTGGACTCTTACTAAACATTTATCAAGTTTCAGCGTGGATTAACAGTTCAACATACTGTggctttttcattcattcttcaTATTAGCTTTGGGCCTATGATAACACATCAGGGCCATTTAGGAAAGAAGAAAATTACCTACATTTCTGAgacaagattttaaaatcaaaacagtacaacatacacacacacacactcccttCCAAAAATATTGGAACCCTGGGTCCAAttcctttgtttttgctgtagactaaaaacatttaggtttgacatcaaaagatgaatatgagacaagagatcgacatttctgcttttatttgcaGGTATGTACATCTGTGTAAATATATCAAACACATGCTGACATGAATGTGTGCTGCACTGTTGCCTGGGCCTTTTCAGACCTGGTAACACGCCTGGTGGCTGCTGGCATTTTTTGTGACCATGTGTGtgatccacagcacaaccaggggctcgtggcaactCTGCTACCTGCCCAGGCAGTACCCTAGGTtgtgcttactcgccacattcACCTTTCACTGTGCCCTACAGGAGCAgacttcattattttttcagcaTTGTTTACCTGTGCCCCTGGTCATATGTATGAGAAAGAATATTTCTatactttttatacttttatcccaaatataaatgtttacatattttaagtccttttacattttaaaaccaaaaagtTTTCTTCAGATTTGTTTACCAATTAAAAAAGATTTCACAACTACAGATAACAGACTACAGGTCACCTATTTGataaaaaattacttttaataACACATGCTATGTTATAAAATTGTTTTCTAATGAGGGAAGTTCTTTTGATATAAATATTCaatttgatgttatttttgtaCTGTTATGTACATTTTGTGCAATGCTTGAGACACAACAATAGTTGCCGCTAATTCAGATAAGGTTTTCTAGACATGAAAGAACACTATAGAGAGAAAAACTGCAGAACATGTCCGCATGGGACCCAATTAACATAATTATGTGAATGAAAATGTGGGCATATATTGGTTAATTGTAGTTAATCTcacctttttgttgcattttgaaattcaactatttttcatttaaaacattttttttttaaattatagaGGTGTAATTGACTTCCTGAATGGATAgggacctgcttttattttgaaaggatatTAGGAACATTGGGTAGATGGAAGAGTATGACATTAAATTAACCACACAAAAAATCAACTTGTTATTGATTTAAAAGGAAGAGAAGGTAACCGtagaaattaaatgtttgattaaaccaggtgtagatgacttttgacttgtccactgagctgtctgtgagtttttaaactgaaattagacattaaggagcggtggtggacttatttaagagcatgagattaattgcaattttttaaaaaatcatacaCTATTTATAGACCTCAATCACAACAAATGCACCAATGCTGACAGTCCTAATTACAGCTTTGTAAACTCTGATATTCAGTTTCTCAGACCACTCCTAATTCTGCCTTTTCTTCgctcttttaaaaataagattGGCCCTAACAGGCCCTTTCATTGTTCCTGCAGCACTGCCATGATTATAGTCTGTCCCACAGTGTCCATGTGCAGCACATTGAAGCTggcctggtcagagtgtctggACTTCAGTGACACACGAACATTCCCCGTGAGTGATCTGAAGAAGTTTAAGAGATTCCTAAAACAAGGACTTCCTCTCAGGATAGAAGAAGAAAAGGTACGAAGGATGAGGCAGATGGGTAAACTTTGAAGTGTATGGGCAGGGTCtcattttgtgattttatgcTTCAGATCCTGTCGTGGCCAGCGGTGTCAGAGGATGTTCCAGCAGCCAAACTAAACCTAGCtcttaaagagaaaaaaggcgGGAAAGGAAAAGAAGTGAGCTTATCTTTTCATTCACATACCGTGGACACCCTGTGTTTGTCATTAGATACACTTTAAAGAGTTGGCTGTCAGAGGGAGATTCCCATAAAAGCCTCTCCCACATAGATAAAGTATTACACATCAGTTATGTTGCCAACCAGCACCTAGCAACTGAAACTATACCTAGAAAGCTGGAATTGGAATCAACTGGTTCtatgtttattttaatgctttatttatttagtctCCTAAAATCCTGCATGTACAAATAAGGACAATACATTTTGGTTTTTTTACAACATAGTAATACTTTCTGCTATTATAATTTTTTAGACAAAAACCACAATGTCCATCAAACTTAATgtaatttgctttaaatattgggAGAATTTGATACTCGATGTAGAAATTATGGAGATATGTATGTTTGTTTAggaatttttttggaactgaccTTTCTGGTATATTCATGgacatttttttgacatttatttgtaaattttcattaaaataatcagtttttaaaaaatatatttccattttttcattgtAATTTTAGGGTATGTATTAGCAatatttttggggaaaaaaatgggaattttcttgaagatttttcaggaatttaaatgggggattttttttttttttttttaaatgcataggTTTGATAAGAgcatttcactgaaacatttgaggaCTGAGGACTGCTGGAAGAAATCTTAGGGTACTTTTATGGAAAAATTCcaagaaaacattttagaagtttcaccaaaaaaattagataatttctttgaaattttagggaatttgtatGGATTTAAGAAAGAAAATTTTCTAAGGAATTCCCTAATaaggctgatgtttttttttttttttaaagatttatttttggcctttttgcctttatttgataggacagtggatagagtcggaaacaggggagagagcggggagagacatgcaggaaatagtgccacgggccggattcaaacccgggtcgcctgcgcaCATGGCATGTGCCTTAActactcgactaccggcgcgccataaggctgatgttttaacttctcaaaaaagttggagaaACTTATAATactttccaaacaaaagctcagatCTCTGGAGGTTTATGCAGAAGTTAATGGATAAATCAAATCAgatcaactttatttgtatagcacatttcatacacgCGTAAActtaatgtgctttacagaagattaaaaacaaacagaaaagagtAATCCATACTGGGAATTTCCACAAACAATGCTGGCCCTGCCCTTCTTTGgggtaaaacattcaataaCAATGAACATCAGTCCGTGGAAAAGATTGGGTCATTtgggatttaaaagcttaaGATATGAAAACCGTATGGTTAAATGGTTATTGGGAGCTAAAATCCAGAAGATAAACATTTAATGTAGGACATTTATGAAAAAGTACTTGATTTTAACAACATGAACTAAACAATTACAGACATATACATGAGTGTGTGTTCAGACTCTCTGCCAAACTGGACAAATAGTCCAGTCTTGTAACTGGAGATGTCATAAACTAACATCACATACCTTCTGTGTCTTGGATCTTAACACTTGAATtagtaaatgtgtgaaaaggctGTTAACAGGCAGGCCcagaataaaaacccagaataacctagaccagtggttctcagctggtgtttcgagacccaaaagtggattGCAAAGCTTTTTCCGGTGGGTCGCAGATGTGTACcaggaaaaaacaaaccagGAGGCCCCGCCTGAGGAGCTTAAAGGTTCTCTTATGTGGCCTTCAACAAGACTAGATAACATGTCATGCAAATGTCGTTAATACCAACAACAGGAGTAAAAATTCATCACTGCTTGTTTCATGCTTTATAAGCTCTGAGGACACTAAATCAATAAGTCTGGAAAAATCGATGTTTGTAGATGTTGAAAGTTTGCTCAAGTAGATAACACTGGACTGCATTTAGgcattttagaaatatttctgtGGTATTTTCCTCAGATCCCAAACAAATCTGGATCCATCAAAGATAAGCCTaaagacaagaagaagaaatcagCACAGGAGCTGGTCCATGACGCCCCCATCACTAGGGTCCTTGCGTCTGTCCACGTCCCCCTGGAGAACCTGCTCAACACCGGTCAGAAAATCGATGTCCTCTGTGAGTTTGGTGAGCTGCTAACAGAGTCTGAGGTATGCAAACATCTGTCAAGGCAAGAGATAGCGATAATAGTACTATCATTATCCTGTCTTTGTTAAAGTAATTACAATGGATGggtttaaaatgtccaaaagagTGATGTAAAAATACACATGTGGCGTTATTAACAAAGTGATTCTTTCATgtataaaatgattttactctTCAGGATGCTGGTAGGAAAACCAAAGAGGATGGGAAGACAGACGAAAAGGATTCAAAGGGGAGAGGAGGCAGCGGCACCAGACAGAAGAATTCAGCAGCTTCTAAAGGTTTACTGATTATGTAGATAAAACAGCACATTCTTCTGccttttaagacatttttactaagactgtcagcattaatacaTTCATcgtgattaattaaggtccatgatacagaggggtctggctgcaggaCAACTACTGTGAGATGCCACCTCTGTCACAATGGAAGTGACAGAAGAAAGTGCattaaaaatttacatttattcataaacaaagtctggcctttacattcatgaaataactacactgtaaacacactgcaaacattacataaataaaacagaatgaaggCCAGAGGTCAAACCAGGATTAAATCATGTACTCACCCCGTTTCAGAAGTAGTTACCCATACTGGCtcgctttatttttttaaagcttcagctaatgtagccacgctagctacatagttaacattactatgtcagctaatgtagctacattagctttagcaaggtaactttagcaaatatagctaaTGCTAACCTAGCTATGCTAGTTTGAACAGTACAGtttggttagctttagcagattTAGtattagctaacatagctattgtagcttctttagctttagctaccttagctatgtagctattttacatagctaaaatatgggtttataagattaGCAAAACTGTGAAAGGTGTTGTCTGCACCTACATTGCCtacatagcttacgtagctaacGTAATGTTGTGACCTTTTACTTTACCAATGTTTCTAGTTTCAAAATCCAGGAAGAGAAGTTAAGACAGTTCTACATATGGAAAATCATCATTAGTGAACACAGGCCTTAAAGCTCTGAATTCTGATTGATCAGACAGTTTTCACTATATAAAAAATCTTGAATCCAGCCTCATGTTGTCATCTCTACAGGCAAAGGAAAGGGAAGGAAGGAGAGTGACACAGATGACAACACAGACAACTCTGTAAATCAAGTaagttaattttgttttctcattCTGATTGCTtatcttgtttctttttttaaacgaACTAAGTGTAGGTGATgtgttttcaccttgacatgTTTCAACTGTCTTCTGCAAGAAGAATGCAGATGTCAAGGTAAAAATATATCTTCTGCAATTAGTTtggaaacaaaaagaaacacaagataGGTAAGACAACTTTTTGTCCGTCCAACAGGAAGTGGCGACCGTGGAGCTGAGAGTGGAGCTGGAGAAATGGCTGTCTGCATCTGAAGCTCAGCAAGCTGTAATCTCACACTAAAATTAAAGATGACTGGTGGCTTTTCTTTAACCCTTATAGACCTAAGACtgcctaaaataaataaaccctCAATAACATCCATGAGGGTTTCTGACAAACTGCACAGttcattaaaattttaatttctcAGCCTGAGTAGCAGACTGAGCCATgaaactaaaagcttttcaaagCTTAAACCCCTGGCTTTGACTGTAAATCATTACCTTTACcccaaaatttaacatttttcagaCTCATCCATCAATCAAGTCAAAATTTTCAGAATCATTCTCCTAGGAAGTACGGTATTCACTGAACTTGGCTAGCCAGTCCAGTCATGATCTGGGTCATTGTCTAACCTTCTTTAAAGTCTCTGTAacatgaaatccaaaatttttgacttaacactctagatatgttggaataaggctgctgtaaacatgaaaacactgagctatagctgtgactgaattttgtatttagaccattagaaagtttttca
The Cheilinus undulatus linkage group 5, ASM1832078v1, whole genome shotgun sequence DNA segment above includes these coding regions:
- the LOC121509775 gene encoding leucine-rich repeat-containing protein 43-like — protein: MSPNMLSAVIQKLIRRLCLDDFPCGHGSWRNTNGAEREETDALLDLLSCPHSPWWLDTSWSPQAPALRQLAVLTPHRLHGKFIYGYFTTLRIVDKDVSVIDDGLLKFTNLGELVLGVNNISKIPAENLPSTLKILELCANQVSSLNSLTSRPPPRLQHLGLSSNGLGSNEDVSHLTGRHWPQLVCLDLSDCEFQDQRTLLNALSTLPCLRTLMLEGNPFTLASCYPGFTVDSLPQLFCLDTLWISSEERHRFRGLADIRDLMIEQASVTVSIGRMRGIPDPLKGVDEIAPEFPVVSYSYYISYNFFSNQTDANQTLDSESKNNPEAAANETESSFSDVSNKSSDKENETLRDEDIQHSTVHTEKTCCDAVSMCSTLKLAWSECLDFSDTRTFPVSDLKKFKRFLKQGLPLRIEEEKILSWPAVSEDVPAAKLNLALKEKKGGKGKEIPNKSGSIKDKPKDKKKKSAQELVHDAPITRVLASVHVPLENLLNTGQKIDVLCEFGELLTESEDAGRKTKEDGKTDEKDSKGRGGSGTRQKNSAASKGKGKGRKESDTDDNTDNSVNQPTSSEENFTASGLRGEPQRLPLGSDPDRHSPAHEQAAQRPRGTSTVGADQR